In Devosia sp. XK-2, one DNA window encodes the following:
- a CDS encoding substrate-binding domain-containing protein, which yields MTKFFKVGAVAVLTGALASAGIPSAQAQSQFQCEPGETYIMNVMVSAHPYWVPVYQGFKQAAEAMGCETVFSGTPDYDITKQIASFEQDLVKKPAGILLHPMQSDPFIEPINRAIESGVEVVTFAADSPNSNRTAYITSDNVAEAKFAAEEIVKQVGDTGEYAVLENPGQSNHDLRVTAFIDYMAENYPNMELVGRQATNQDSNAAYRATASILQANPELDAMWIPEAGSAEGAVAAVLEAKSDVLIMHADITPTTLEHIRAGNIHMALNPNQGIQGFVGFLATFLAAHSDMFDPFNDYKVSGYNPMQIPFVDNGFAVITKDNADSFDLNVYMDGRDPN from the coding sequence ATGACGAAGTTCTTCAAGGTCGGCGCTGTCGCCGTCCTGACCGGCGCGCTCGCATCCGCCGGCATCCCATCCGCCCAGGCGCAGAGCCAGTTCCAATGCGAGCCCGGCGAGACCTACATCATGAACGTGATGGTCTCGGCGCATCCCTATTGGGTACCAGTGTACCAGGGCTTTAAGCAGGCAGCCGAAGCAATGGGCTGCGAGACGGTCTTCTCGGGCACGCCTGACTACGACATCACCAAGCAGATTGCCTCTTTCGAGCAGGACCTGGTGAAAAAGCCGGCAGGGATCCTGCTCCACCCGATGCAGTCCGATCCCTTCATCGAGCCGATCAACCGAGCCATCGAATCCGGGGTGGAAGTGGTGACTTTCGCGGCGGACTCGCCGAATTCGAACCGCACCGCCTACATCACCTCCGACAATGTGGCCGAAGCCAAGTTCGCCGCCGAGGAGATCGTCAAACAGGTCGGCGATACCGGGGAATATGCGGTGCTGGAAAACCCGGGCCAGAGCAATCACGACCTGCGCGTTACCGCCTTCATCGACTATATGGCGGAGAACTATCCGAATATGGAACTGGTCGGGCGCCAGGCTACCAATCAGGACAGCAATGCCGCCTATCGCGCCACGGCTTCCATCCTGCAGGCCAATCCAGAGCTCGACGCCATGTGGATTCCCGAGGCCGGCTCGGCCGAAGGCGCTGTCGCAGCCGTCTTGGAAGCCAAGTCGGACGTGCTGATCATGCATGCCGACATCACGCCAACGACGCTGGAACATATCCGCGCCGGCAATATCCATATGGCGCTCAATCCCAACCAGGGCATTCAGGGCTTTGTTGGCTTCCTGGCCACTTTCCTCGCCGCCCATTCGGACATGTTCGATCCGTTCAACGACTATAAGGTCTCGGGCTACAATCCCATGCAAATCCCCTTCGTGGACAATGGCTTTGCCGTCATCACCAAGGACAATGCCGACTCCTTCGATCTCAACGTCTACATGGACGGCCGCGATCCCAACTGA
- a CDS encoding sugar ABC transporter ATP-binding protein encodes MSDVILRVSKLSKAFGAIQALRDASFELRRGEIHALAGENGAGKSTLMNIINGILQPDSGEIRIDDQAVRIASPAAAQRLGIGQVHQEIALCPDVSVAENIFMASTNVSRAPLVDYASLRRRARDILSELGDIDPSALVAGLSISQQQLVEIAKALTLDCRILILDEPTAALTEREAQALFAIMHRLAARGIAIIYISHRMAEIFDHCDRVSVFRDGQYIVTHHVAETTPTQVVNAMVGREIDARYPAKAVGTPTDGEVILQVDGLSSPGRFQDVSFTLHHGEILGLGGLIGAGRSEIVKGICRIDPHATGDVRLNGNVLPLRRYQQSIDAGMVYLSEDRKGDGLFLDLPIQANVSALKLEQISRAGLIDSRREATLARELGRRLNLRYGSLSHPVSSLSGGNQQKVAIAKLLSVNPKVIFLDEPTRGVDVGAKLEIHRILRDLANSGVGIVVISSELPELIGCCDRILVVREGRVNGEVAGETMTEQRIMHLASISADLPQEMAS; translated from the coding sequence ATGTCCGACGTCATCCTGAGGGTGAGCAAGCTGAGTAAGGCGTTTGGGGCGATTCAAGCCCTGCGCGACGCCAGTTTCGAGCTGCGACGCGGCGAGATCCACGCGCTTGCCGGAGAGAACGGCGCCGGCAAATCCACGCTGATGAACATCATCAACGGCATATTGCAGCCAGACAGCGGAGAGATCCGCATTGACGATCAGGCGGTGCGGATCGCCTCGCCGGCGGCGGCACAACGGCTGGGCATTGGCCAGGTGCATCAGGAAATCGCGCTTTGTCCGGACGTGTCGGTAGCCGAAAACATCTTCATGGCATCCACCAATGTCAGCCGGGCTCCACTGGTGGACTATGCCAGCCTCAGGCGGCGCGCCAGGGATATCCTGTCGGAGCTGGGTGACATCGATCCGTCCGCGCTCGTCGCCGGCCTGTCCATCTCCCAGCAGCAACTGGTCGAGATCGCCAAGGCCCTGACTTTGGACTGCCGCATTCTCATTCTCGACGAGCCGACCGCCGCGCTGACTGAGCGCGAGGCCCAGGCGCTCTTTGCCATCATGCATCGCCTGGCCGCGCGCGGCATTGCCATCATCTACATTTCCCACCGCATGGCGGAGATTTTCGACCATTGCGATCGTGTGTCCGTCTTCCGCGACGGCCAATATATCGTCACGCATCATGTTGCCGAAACCACGCCCACCCAGGTCGTCAACGCCATGGTGGGTCGTGAGATCGATGCGCGTTATCCGGCCAAGGCCGTCGGTACTCCCACCGATGGGGAGGTCATCCTTCAGGTCGACGGACTCTCGAGCCCTGGCCGCTTCCAGGATGTCAGCTTCACCCTCCACCACGGAGAAATCCTGGGGCTGGGCGGGCTGATCGGGGCCGGCCGCAGTGAAATCGTCAAGGGTATCTGCCGGATTGATCCTCATGCCACCGGCGACGTGCGCCTGAATGGCAATGTGCTGCCGTTGCGCCGCTACCAGCAAAGCATTGACGCTGGCATGGTCTATCTTTCTGAGGACAGGAAGGGAGACGGCCTGTTCCTCGATCTGCCCATCCAGGCAAATGTTTCGGCGCTGAAGCTGGAACAGATCAGCAGGGCCGGACTGATCGACAGCCGCCGTGAGGCAACGCTGGCGCGTGAACTGGGCCGCCGCCTCAACCTCAGATACGGCAGTCTCTCACACCCTGTCTCGTCGCTATCGGGTGGAAACCAGCAGAAGGTGGCGATTGCCAAACTGCTCTCGGTCAACCCCAAGGTCATTTTCCTCGACGAACCGACCCGCGGGGTTGATGTGGGGGCAAAGCTCGAAATTCATCGGATCCTGCGGGACCTCGCCAATAGTGGTGTCGGTATCGTGGTGATTTCCTCTGAGTTGCCGGAATTGATCGGCTGCTGCGACCGTATCCTGGTGGTGCGCGAAGGGCGGGTCAACGGCGAGGTCGCGGGCGAAACCATGACGGAACAACGCATCATGCATCTGGCATCCATCAGCGCCGATCTGCCCCAGGAGATGGCTTCATGA
- a CDS encoding ABC transporter permease, with protein MEEPVPTPGWRRLAGMREIGLILIILALFAAMSFASPYFLTWENMRAMAMAFAVEGIVVVGMTILLISGGIDLSVGSVTALAMVIAGLLFLNGVDPWTASLIAILACAAIGAIMGFFVTKVGLHHFIVSLAAMVIARGACLLGTGGRPLGLFTLPPEFKFIGQGSIGVIPVVIIIFILVVVAFDFMLRRTTMFRKVFYTGSNEKAAAYSGIRTKKVIFLTTTLCSALCGVAGVIYMARFGSAQPTFGIGMELNVIAAAVIGGASLSGGSGTILGAILGTILLSVVSSSLALLDVSVYWQDIIRGSILLAAVTIDHYLSKRRG; from the coding sequence ATGGAAGAACCTGTGCCGACCCCAGGTTGGCGCCGCCTCGCTGGTATGCGTGAGATCGGCCTGATCCTGATCATCCTGGCTTTGTTTGCCGCGATGTCCTTCGCCTCGCCCTATTTCCTCACCTGGGAAAACATGCGCGCCATGGCCATGGCCTTCGCAGTCGAAGGCATTGTCGTGGTCGGCATGACGATCCTCTTGATCTCCGGCGGCATCGACCTGTCGGTCGGTTCGGTCACCGCCCTTGCAATGGTGATTGCCGGCCTGTTGTTTCTCAATGGCGTCGACCCCTGGACCGCGTCATTGATCGCCATCCTTGCCTGCGCGGCCATCGGCGCCATCATGGGCTTTTTCGTCACCAAGGTGGGCCTGCACCACTTCATCGTCTCGCTGGCGGCCATGGTGATTGCCCGAGGGGCCTGTCTGCTCGGAACCGGTGGGCGGCCGCTCGGCCTCTTCACCCTGCCGCCCGAGTTCAAGTTCATCGGCCAGGGTTCGATTGGGGTCATACCCGTGGTCATCATCATCTTCATCCTGGTGGTCGTCGCCTTCGACTTCATGCTCCGCCGCACCACAATGTTCCGGAAAGTGTTCTATACAGGCAGCAACGAGAAGGCCGCCGCCTATTCGGGCATCCGCACCAAGAAGGTGATCTTCCTCACCACCACACTCTGTTCGGCCCTCTGCGGTGTGGCCGGCGTGATCTACATGGCGCGCTTCGGCTCGGCGCAACCCACATTCGGCATCGGCATGGAACTCAACGTCATCGCCGCGGCGGTGATCGGTGGCGCTAGCCTCTCGGGCGGATCGGGCACCATTCTGGGCGCAATTCTGGGGACGATCCTGCTTTCAGTGGTGTCAAGCTCACTGGCCCTGCTGGACGTATCGGTCTACTGGCAGGACATAATCCGGGGCTCCATCCTGCTGGCTGCGGTGACCATCGATCACTATCTGAGCAAGCGGCGGGGCTGA
- a CDS encoding sugar-binding transcriptional regulator, which yields MLKRLGEEMTDNSEFESARQIHTVLVMHFLEGLKQSDIAEMLNLSTSKVNRLIAQGRKQGMVRIEIESPFQRLMEIERLLVQATQLTNAVVTPTISGNLDTTLKQVGRAAANQLLESLRDGDVIAITGGKAMSAVVDNLEPERSFDITVVPLTGGVQGKYHTDVNHLASRLAERLGGQTHLMHAPLFAESVEQRDMLMDLPSVKETLHLARQAAIALVGVGSIQTAGSSYYDLHPDSTADREKLIRGGVVAEFLAHLINESGAIADYSLNSRLVALAPGELSNCRKVIGVAAGSDKVLPIRAVLNGGFLNSLVVDEETASQVLQAMEGQTHVA from the coding sequence ATGTTGAAGCGATTGGGCGAAGAAATGACGGACAATAGCGAGTTCGAATCCGCGCGTCAGATCCACACCGTGCTGGTGATGCACTTCCTGGAAGGCCTCAAGCAATCCGACATTGCCGAAATGCTGAACCTGTCGACGTCCAAGGTGAACCGGCTGATTGCCCAGGGTCGCAAGCAGGGCATGGTGCGGATCGAAATCGAGTCGCCCTTCCAGCGGCTGATGGAGATCGAGCGCCTGCTGGTGCAGGCGACCCAACTCACCAATGCCGTGGTCACGCCGACAATTTCCGGCAATCTCGACACCACGCTGAAGCAGGTCGGTCGTGCTGCAGCCAACCAGCTGCTGGAATCGCTGCGCGACGGCGACGTTATCGCCATCACCGGCGGCAAGGCCATGAGCGCGGTGGTCGACAATCTCGAGCCCGAGCGCAGTTTCGATATCACCGTCGTGCCCCTGACCGGCGGCGTTCAGGGCAAATATCATACTGACGTCAACCACTTGGCCTCGCGCCTGGCGGAACGCCTCGGTGGACAGACGCATCTGATGCACGCCCCGCTGTTTGCCGAAAGCGTCGAACAACGCGACATGCTCATGGACCTGCCCTCGGTCAAGGAAACCCTTCATCTGGCGCGGCAGGCCGCTATCGCCCTGGTGGGCGTAGGCTCCATTCAAACGGCCGGTTCGAGCTATTACGACCTGCACCCCGATTCTACCGCCGACCGGGAAAAGCTGATCCGGGGCGGCGTGGTGGCGGAATTTCTCGCCCACCTTATCAACGAGAGCGGCGCCATAGCCGACTATTCGCTCAATTCGCGGCTGGTCGCGCTTGCGCCCGGGGAGCTCTCCAACTGCCGCAAGGTCATCGGTGTCGCCGCCGGCTCGGACAAGGTCCTGCCAATCCGCGCCGTGCTCAATGGCGGCTTTCTCAACTCGCTGGTTGTCGATGAGGAAACCGCATCTCAGGTCCTGCAAGCGATGGAGGGTCAGACGCATGTTGCATGA
- a CDS encoding aldo/keto reductase produces the protein MSNRRIGTSAIKASPVGLGTWAIGGWMWGGTDETQSIAAIRAAIDEGVSLIDTAPAYGQGLAEELVGRAIKGRRDEVVIATKCGLVWHTDKGRHFFDYGGKPVHRYLGRDAIFYEVEQSLRRLGTDHIDHYITHWQDPTTPIAETMDALEDLKRQGKIGSIGASNVSEDDLKAYLAAGQIDAIQEEYSMAKRGLERTLLPLCQENGVSILSYSSLSRGLLTGKVGPDRQFEGDDQRRTDPHFSTANRIKVAALMEEIAPIAKAHDATLSQLVIAWTVRRPGITFALCGARTPEQARENAAAARIRLSEQDVRTMDDAVTRHLSTLDT, from the coding sequence ATGAGCAATCGCCGCATCGGCACCTCTGCGATCAAGGCCTCTCCGGTGGGGCTGGGCACCTGGGCGATCGGCGGCTGGATGTGGGGTGGAACCGACGAAACCCAATCCATCGCCGCCATCCGGGCCGCGATTGACGAGGGTGTGAGCCTGATCGACACGGCCCCGGCCTATGGCCAGGGCCTTGCCGAGGAATTGGTCGGCCGCGCCATCAAGGGGCGCCGCGACGAGGTCGTGATCGCCACCAAATGCGGTCTGGTCTGGCATACCGACAAAGGTCGCCATTTCTTCGACTATGGCGGCAAGCCCGTCCATCGCTATCTCGGACGCGACGCGATCTTCTACGAAGTGGAGCAGAGCCTGAGGCGGCTGGGGACGGACCATATTGATCATTACATCACCCACTGGCAGGACCCGACCACGCCAATTGCCGAGACCATGGATGCGCTCGAGGACCTGAAGCGGCAGGGCAAGATCGGCTCGATTGGCGCCAGCAATGTGTCTGAGGACGATCTCAAGGCCTATCTCGCGGCGGGCCAGATCGACGCCATCCAGGAAGAGTATTCGATGGCCAAGCGTGGCCTCGAACGGACCCTGCTGCCGCTGTGCCAGGAGAACGGCGTCTCAATCCTCAGCTATTCGTCGCTGTCGCGCGGCCTGCTGACCGGCAAGGTGGGGCCGGATCGCCAGTTCGAGGGGGACGACCAGCGCCGGACCGATCCGCATTTTTCGACCGCCAACAGGATCAAGGTGGCCGCACTGATGGAGGAGATCGCGCCGATCGCAAAGGCGCATGATGCCACGCTCTCCCAGCTGGTCATTGCCTGGACGGTGCGAAGGCCGGGGATCACCTTCGCCCTATGCGGCGCCCGAACCCCCGAACAGGCGCGCGAGAATGCCGCCGCGGCGCGGATACGACTGAGTGAGCAGGACGTTCGGACCATGGATGATGCCGTGACCAGACATCTCTCAACACTCGACACCTAG
- a CDS encoding glycerol-3-phosphate dehydrogenase/oxidase produces the protein MSVTRQDSFDRISADPAFDVVVIGGGINGIGVFRELALQGMRVLLVERNDYSSGCSAAPSRMIHGGLRYLENGEFSLVKESLRERDALLANAAHMVRPLPTTVPITSTFSGLLNGAASFLGLSTPPARRGALALKAGLSMYDWITRKRRRLPPHQFRSATKTLRLWPRLTPKLRGSATFFDAWISYPERLAIELLLDSGREAPGSIALNYAELVRRDTGYAVRDHLTGREFPIAAKALVNATGAWLDESLAALSSQGIDGERYVSGTKGSHIVLDHPELHAALKGHMIFFENGDGRVCVVFPYLGKVLAGSTDIRVEKAERVYCTDEERDYILDALRGVFPSIPFNAEQIIYTYSGIRPLPRSDHAFTGRISRGHMIRRINGAVPQFCMIGGKWTTFRAFAEQTTDAVLDFLGKARVRDTYDLPIGGGAGFPEEPEALERQLIARHGIGANRATWLVGLYGTRADAVLSFCRTREDDVPLDTGLDVTAAEIAYLAQHEHVVHLADLALRRLPLAITGLISSRRLEALAAVLAAELGWTPAERQKQVADLTHQLHTYHGVSADMLTQRN, from the coding sequence TTGTCAGTAACACGCCAGGACAGCTTCGACCGGATCAGCGCCGATCCCGCTTTCGACGTGGTCGTCATCGGCGGCGGCATTAACGGCATCGGCGTCTTCAGGGAGCTGGCGTTGCAAGGGATGCGGGTGCTGCTGGTCGAGCGCAACGACTACTCCTCGGGCTGCAGCGCCGCTCCGTCCCGCATGATCCATGGTGGCCTGCGCTATCTTGAGAATGGCGAATTCTCGCTTGTGAAGGAATCACTGCGCGAGCGGGATGCCCTGCTCGCCAATGCTGCCCATATGGTGCGGCCGCTGCCGACAACAGTTCCCATCACCTCTACCTTTTCCGGGCTGCTGAACGGCGCCGCGAGCTTTCTGGGCCTCTCCACACCACCCGCAAGGCGCGGCGCCTTGGCGCTCAAGGCCGGACTCTCGATGTATGACTGGATTACGCGCAAGCGCCGCCGTCTGCCACCGCACCAGTTCCGGTCCGCCACCAAAACGCTGCGGCTATGGCCGCGCCTGACGCCAAAACTGCGCGGTTCGGCCACCTTCTTTGACGCCTGGATCAGCTATCCCGAGCGCCTGGCCATCGAACTGCTGCTCGACAGCGGTCGCGAAGCGCCGGGCAGTATTGCTCTCAACTATGCCGAACTGGTTCGGCGCGACACCGGCTACGCCGTGCGGGACCACCTGACGGGGCGGGAGTTTCCCATTGCCGCCAAGGCACTGGTCAATGCCACCGGGGCTTGGCTCGACGAGTCGCTGGCGGCCCTTTCCAGCCAGGGCATCGATGGCGAGCGGTACGTCTCGGGCACCAAGGGCTCGCATATCGTGCTCGACCATCCCGAACTCCATGCGGCCCTTAAGGGGCACATGATCTTCTTCGAGAATGGCGATGGGCGCGTCTGCGTGGTCTTTCCCTATCTCGGCAAGGTTCTGGCAGGGTCCACCGACATAAGGGTCGAGAAGGCCGAGCGGGTTTACTGCACTGACGAAGAACGGGACTACATCCTCGATGCGCTGAGGGGGGTGTTTCCGTCCATCCCGTTCAACGCCGAGCAGATCATTTATACCTATAGCGGCATCCGCCCCCTGCCCCGGAGCGACCACGCCTTCACGGGCCGCATATCGCGCGGCCATATGATCCGCCGGATCAACGGGGCAGTGCCGCAATTCTGCATGATCGGGGGCAAGTGGACGACATTCCGCGCCTTTGCCGAGCAGACTACTGATGCTGTGCTCGATTTCCTCGGGAAGGCGCGGGTTCGCGATACTTATGATCTGCCCATCGGCGGCGGTGCGGGGTTTCCGGAGGAGCCCGAGGCACTGGAGCGGCAGCTCATTGCCCGACATGGCATCGGTGCTAACCGGGCGACCTGGCTGGTGGGTCTCTATGGCACGCGGGCCGACGCCGTCCTGTCCTTCTGCCGCACGCGGGAAGACGATGTGCCCCTTGATACGGGGCTGGACGTTACCGCGGCGGAAATCGCCTATCTCGCCCAGCACGAACATGTCGTGCACCTTGCCGATCTGGCGCTGCGGCGCCTGCCTTTGGCCATCACAGGCCTGATTTCGTCCAGGCGGCTGGAAGCGCTCGCCGCGGTCCTGGCCGCTGAACTGGGCTGGACGCCGGCGGAACGGCAGAAGCAGGTCGCGGACCTGACCCATCAACTTCACACCTATCACGGCGTCTCGGCAGACATGCTGACGCAGCGCAATTGA
- a CDS encoding class I fructose-bisphosphate aldolase has translation MRISTKARMNRLFTNGGCLDVAIDHGVCNEPSFLVGLEDMAGVVNALIAARPDAIQMAYGQADLLQSRPEQDKPALVMRIDMGNPYNAQRHRVMWSMLQNRDEPIIGALEMDAACVVVNLFMLPDEPELFRQCVDNISRVRADCHKYGMPLMIEPLVMLPNDMRGGYQVDGDVEKIVPLVRLASEMGADIIKADPTDDPDDFHRVVEAARVPVLVRGGGKEDLRAVLEKSARLMRQGAKGMVYGRNIYQHANPRAVVAALIAIIHDGVDGEAAWETYNNG, from the coding sequence ATGCGCATAAGCACCAAAGCCCGGATGAACCGGCTTTTCACCAACGGAGGGTGCCTCGATGTCGCCATCGACCATGGGGTCTGCAACGAGCCGAGCTTTCTTGTTGGCCTGGAGGACATGGCCGGGGTGGTGAATGCCTTGATCGCCGCCAGGCCCGATGCGATCCAGATGGCCTATGGACAGGCCGACCTGCTGCAGTCGCGTCCGGAACAGGACAAGCCGGCGCTGGTGATGCGCATTGACATGGGCAACCCCTATAACGCCCAGCGGCACCGGGTGATGTGGTCGATGCTGCAGAACCGCGACGAGCCGATCATCGGGGCGCTGGAAATGGACGCGGCCTGCGTCGTGGTCAACCTCTTCATGCTGCCTGATGAACCCGAACTGTTTCGCCAATGCGTGGACAATATCAGCCGCGTGCGGGCCGATTGCCACAAATACGGCATGCCGCTGATGATCGAGCCTCTGGTCATGCTGCCCAATGACATGCGCGGCGGCTACCAGGTCGATGGCGATGTGGAGAAGATCGTGCCGCTCGTGCGTCTCGCTTCGGAAATGGGCGCTGACATCATCAAGGCCGATCCCACCGACGATCCCGATGATTTCCATCGAGTCGTCGAGGCGGCGCGGGTGCCGGTGCTGGTGCGCGGCGGCGGCAAGGAGGACCTAAGGGCTGTCCTCGAAAAGTCCGCCCGGCTGATGCGCCAGGGCGCCAAGGGCATGGTCTATGGGCGCAATATCTACCAGCACGCCAATCCGCGGGCGGTCGTTGCGGCGCTGATAGCCATTATCCATGATGGCGTCGATGGAGAGGCAGCTTGGGAGACATACAACAATGGTTGA
- a CDS encoding FGGY-family carbohydrate kinase, with protein MVDAPRYLLGLDAGNTVIKAVLFTLDGKQVAAHGIDGATHTPAAGIVERSVPELWDNAMVAISQCIARAGIDARQVAAVGTAGHGNGLYLLDRERQPLLGIQSLDSRAAQLANVLDHRAGAELHAICLQRPWPSQTPVLLAWLKQNRPDLYGRAGTLLFAKDVLTWYLTGELASEISDMSGAGLLRMPGAVYDDELMRLYGLEDALGMLPPLYQPSDVVGTITAQTAARTGLAEGAPVVAGLFDVVASAMGSGAALPGSASVVAGSWSINQVFSNEPVKDERVFMVAGYGPNRFANMENSATSAANLEWYVRALIERGAHHVDPFGVVNDLVGAVTPRHDDPLFQPFLYGGRLGSHYRASFFGLAGWHGEGHLLRALYEGVMFEHRRHVSVLADAGVGMDQAVLSGGGSRSAHWPQIFADGLGVPVTVAEARETGALGAAMMAAVGIGLYQDEIAAAAAMTRAVRTYVPDPAMAAHYDRRYAIWSKLNAASDQIWQDLLSERPHAG; from the coding sequence ATGGTTGACGCCCCACGCTATCTCCTGGGTCTGGATGCCGGCAACACGGTCATCAAGGCCGTTCTTTTTACCCTGGACGGCAAGCAGGTTGCGGCGCATGGCATCGACGGCGCCACCCATACGCCAGCGGCAGGCATCGTCGAACGCTCGGTGCCCGAGCTTTGGGACAATGCCATGGTGGCGATCAGCCAGTGCATCGCCAGGGCCGGGATCGACGCGCGCCAGGTCGCGGCGGTCGGGACGGCCGGGCACGGCAATGGACTTTATCTGCTCGATCGGGAGCGGCAGCCACTCCTGGGCATTCAGTCCCTCGACAGCCGGGCGGCGCAACTGGCCAATGTTCTGGACCATCGCGCGGGCGCGGAACTTCATGCGATCTGTCTGCAACGCCCCTGGCCTTCGCAGACACCGGTCCTCTTGGCCTGGCTCAAGCAGAACCGACCGGACCTCTACGGGCGCGCCGGAACGCTGCTATTCGCCAAGGATGTACTGACCTGGTACCTGACCGGAGAATTGGCGAGCGAGATTTCCGACATGTCGGGCGCCGGCCTCCTGCGCATGCCGGGTGCCGTCTACGATGACGAACTGATGAGGCTCTATGGTCTCGAAGACGCATTGGGGATGCTGCCACCCCTCTACCAGCCCAGCGATGTGGTCGGCACTATAACGGCGCAAACGGCTGCACGGACCGGACTTGCCGAGGGCGCGCCAGTGGTCGCAGGGCTCTTTGACGTCGTGGCTTCTGCCATGGGATCGGGTGCGGCCCTGCCCGGATCGGCCTCGGTGGTTGCTGGTAGCTGGTCGATCAACCAGGTGTTCTCGAACGAACCGGTGAAGGACGAACGGGTCTTCATGGTCGCCGGCTACGGCCCCAACCGCTTTGCCAATATGGAGAACAGCGCGACCTCGGCGGCAAACCTGGAATGGTATGTGCGGGCCCTGATCGAGCGCGGGGCACACCACGTTGATCCCTTCGGCGTGGTCAATGACCTTGTCGGCGCGGTCACCCCGCGCCATGACGATCCGCTGTTCCAGCCCTTTCTCTATGGCGGACGCCTCGGTTCGCACTACAGGGCCAGCTTTTTTGGCCTTGCCGGCTGGCACGGCGAAGGCCACCTGCTGCGGGCGCTTTATGAGGGCGTGATGTTCGAGCATCGGCGCCATGTCTCGGTGCTGGCAGATGCAGGCGTGGGCATGGACCAGGCAGTGCTGTCGGGCGGTGGCTCGAGGTCAGCACATTGGCCACAGATCTTCGCTGACGGACTGGGCGTGCCGGTGACCGTGGCCGAGGCCCGCGAGACCGGCGCCTTGGGTGCGGCCATGATGGCCGCCGTGGGAATTGGCCTCTATCAGGATGAGATCGCGGCGGCTGCCGCCATGACGCGCGCCGTCCGGACCTATGTTCCCGACCCTGCAATGGCTGCCCATTATGACCGCCGCTATGCCATCTGGAGCAAACTCAACGCCGCAAGCGACCAGATCTGGCAGGACCTGTTGTCGGAGCGGCCGCATGCGGGTTGA